One segment of Fibrobacter sp. UWB10 DNA contains the following:
- a CDS encoding ATP-binding protein has product MFKRKILKEFENWKASGGKKKALVVKGMRQIGKTSSVLEFARSHYENVVYINFKENENAKRVFDSDLNVSRITIDLSALFPNVHFVENKTVIIFDEIQECANARASIKPFMEDGRYDVICTGSLLGIKGYNRKKGKGVPTGFERIIYMKPMDFEEFLWAKGIDENVISYLKECFAKKEPVSEATHNAMLRYFKEYLCVGGLPYVVSRFVETNDMNVVWQEQQDILEEYKDDFGKHLDENENEEIDRTLLGRINRVFDSIPAQLAKENNKFVYSQLEKKGRSENYQTAIQWLYDCGIINICHNLTNIAEPLEGYKIENTFKIYVQDSGLFVAMLERGTAAKILSGDLGFYKGAIYENIIADCFSKQGRKLFYFRKDTGLEIDFVENVGGELAIIEVKATTGRSKSAKTVLNNDNYAAKVCYKLSENNIGVAGKMVTLPYYMAMFLE; this is encoded by the coding sequence ATGTTCAAGAGAAAAATCCTTAAAGAATTCGAAAATTGGAAGGCTTCAGGGGGGAAAAAGAAGGCCCTGGTAGTCAAGGGTATGCGCCAAATTGGCAAAACGTCCAGCGTTTTGGAATTCGCCCGTAGCCACTACGAGAACGTCGTCTATATCAACTTTAAGGAAAACGAAAACGCAAAGCGAGTCTTTGACAGCGACCTGAACGTGAGTCGGATTACCATAGACCTTTCCGCGCTTTTTCCTAATGTGCATTTTGTCGAGAACAAGACCGTCATCATCTTCGATGAAATTCAGGAATGTGCAAACGCCCGCGCCAGCATCAAGCCCTTTATGGAAGACGGTCGCTACGATGTCATCTGTACTGGATCCCTGCTTGGTATTAAGGGGTATAACCGTAAAAAGGGAAAAGGCGTCCCAACCGGTTTTGAAAGAATAATTTATATGAAACCCATGGATTTCGAGGAATTCCTGTGGGCGAAGGGAATCGACGAAAATGTCATCAGTTACCTGAAGGAATGTTTCGCGAAAAAGGAACCCGTAAGCGAGGCGACGCACAACGCCATGCTCCGCTACTTCAAGGAATACCTTTGTGTAGGCGGGCTCCCTTATGTCGTTTCTCGATTTGTCGAGACGAACGACATGAACGTCGTTTGGCAGGAACAGCAAGACATTCTTGAAGAATACAAGGACGATTTTGGCAAGCACCTTGACGAGAACGAAAACGAGGAAATCGACCGCACGCTTCTTGGCCGCATCAATCGCGTTTTTGATTCAATTCCCGCCCAACTTGCGAAGGAAAACAACAAGTTTGTCTATTCGCAACTAGAAAAGAAAGGTCGTTCCGAAAATTACCAAACCGCAATCCAATGGCTCTACGACTGCGGCATAATCAACATTTGCCACAACCTGACCAACATCGCAGAACCCCTTGAAGGCTACAAGATCGAGAATACGTTTAAGATTTATGTGCAGGATTCCGGCCTGTTTGTCGCCATGCTGGAACGCGGCACCGCGGCCAAGATTCTAAGCGGCGATCTGGGATTCTATAAAGGCGCCATCTACGAGAACATCATCGCAGATTGTTTCTCTAAACAAGGTCGCAAACTATTCTACTTCCGCAAAGATACTGGGCTAGAAATTGACTTTGTAGAAAATGTCGGCGGCGAACTCGCCATTATTGAAGTCAAGGCGACAACGGGACGCTCCAAGTCGGCAAAGACCGTTTTGAATAACGATAACTACGCAGCCAAGGTTTGCTATAAGCTTTCCGAAAACAACATAGGTGTTGCTGGCAAGATGGTTACACTGCCGTACTACATGGCAATGTTTTTGGAATGA
- a CDS encoding HD domain-containing protein, translating to MEWNTAVKNHIESRLNEKESLLAPYACKSAQAIRFHEAPADLRPNFFHDSDKIIHSYCYSRYIDKTQVFYLVENDHITHRVLHVQLVAKIARTIGRFLNLNEDLIEAISLGHDVGHTPFGHDGERIISAFLQEQGAGIFEHNVQSFRLFHDLEAYGKGLNLTAQVLDGIICHNGEILQNSYGCDRNKTPEKLLTEYRESLKGTFKSKDMVPMTLEGCVMRISDVIAYVGRDIEDAIILKLVERESLPREVTEVLGNKNGEIVDTLIKDLVNNSIDKETLSFSPSVFDALNRLKDWNYKNIYLNPKKSTQDEKIKTMFRAVLAECLEELSSDKKVTGINHWFNSMSAEYKGMTPKPRVVADYVSGMTDDYLMNAYKEIVIPKSFGISFAEKV from the coding sequence ATGGAATGGAATACCGCTGTAAAGAATCACATTGAATCTCGCTTGAACGAAAAGGAAAGTTTGCTTGCGCCTTACGCTTGCAAGTCTGCCCAAGCGATTCGTTTTCACGAGGCTCCTGCAGATCTCCGCCCGAACTTTTTTCACGATTCGGACAAGATTATCCATTCCTATTGTTATAGCCGCTACATCGACAAGACGCAAGTTTTTTACCTAGTCGAAAATGACCATATTACGCACCGTGTGCTTCACGTGCAGCTGGTGGCGAAAATCGCAAGAACCATCGGGCGTTTCTTGAATTTGAACGAAGACCTGATCGAAGCGATTTCGTTAGGGCACGATGTTGGCCACACGCCTTTTGGCCACGATGGCGAACGTATTATTTCGGCATTTCTGCAAGAACAAGGCGCGGGCATTTTTGAACATAACGTTCAAAGTTTCAGACTTTTTCATGACCTCGAAGCCTACGGAAAAGGCCTGAACCTTACCGCACAAGTGCTTGACGGAATCATCTGCCACAACGGCGAAATCCTGCAGAACAGTTACGGCTGCGACCGCAACAAGACTCCCGAAAAATTGCTGACGGAATACCGCGAAAGCCTCAAGGGAACTTTTAAATCGAAAGACATGGTCCCGATGACGCTTGAAGGCTGCGTTATGCGCATTTCGGACGTGATTGCATACGTTGGCCGCGACATCGAAGATGCTATCATCTTGAAACTGGTGGAACGCGAAAGCCTGCCCCGCGAAGTCACAGAAGTTCTTGGCAACAAAAATGGCGAAATCGTCGACACGCTGATTAAGGACCTTGTCAATAATAGCATCGACAAGGAAACGCTCAGTTTTTCGCCGTCAGTTTTTGATGCGTTGAACCGCCTAAAAGATTGGAACTACAAGAACATCTATCTGAACCCGAAAAAGTCCACGCAAGATGAAAAGATCAAGACGATGTTCCGGGCCGTTCTGGCCGAATGCCTCGAAGAACTCAGCTCCGACAAAAAAGTCACCGGCATCAATCATTGGTTCAATTCCATGAGCGCCGAATATAAAGGGATGACCCCAAAGCCGCGCGTTGTCGCCGACTATGTCTCCGGCATGACCGATGACTACCTGATGAACGCCTACAAGGAAATCGTAATCCCCAAGTCATTCGGGATTAGCTTTGCTGAAAAAGTTTAG
- a CDS encoding tetratricopeptide repeat protein — protein MMMKGMISKYNSLMGDSCIASLSSLVFRLIIEDNSTKALKRQVSYISSVLLFLVASCFAAQSSYDLMERANALYRDGKFKQAITLYRKAESRGADPVATSFNIANSYYQLENLPEAAATYRKAIDFSNGAFSPALFNMASVYFRLKQYPECVAAYHRALKLEPENVSGWLYLGEAYSKTGDAVGALRAIEKAYQLDKEDISIVYQLSEANISLNDFERAVTVIREGYAAHPEEIDFLVYLGDVYRLNKQYEESAAAYREALGVRPDDPATMYKLADVLAEDNKPFVAMDVLNNLTQIKPDFSDAAIFLGNLAYDAKFLDRAESAYELAAKQGNTEAVFGFKNMAYDAHAQKRDDEALRLLRAAQSYFPDDVTLQADILEFEKGH, from the coding sequence ATGATGATGAAAGGAATGATAAGTAAGTACAATAGTTTGATGGGAGATTCTTGTATTGCATCTCTCTCGTCTCTCGTCTTTCGTCTCATCATAGAGGATAACTCTACTAAGGCGCTGAAGCGCCAAGTATCGTATATCTCGTCTGTTTTGCTTTTTCTCGTTGCCTCTTGTTTTGCTGCGCAGTCTTCTTATGATTTGATGGAACGCGCGAACGCCCTTTATCGCGACGGAAAATTCAAGCAGGCTATTACGCTTTACCGCAAGGCTGAATCTCGCGGCGCCGACCCCGTCGCCACCAGTTTCAACATCGCGAATAGCTATTACCAGCTGGAAAACTTGCCCGAAGCCGCCGCCACTTACCGCAAGGCGATTGACTTTTCGAATGGGGCTTTTTCGCCCGCGCTCTTCAACATGGCGAGCGTGTATTTTCGACTCAAGCAGTATCCGGAATGCGTGGCGGCGTATCACCGCGCGTTGAAACTGGAACCGGAAAATGTTTCCGGTTGGCTTTACTTAGGCGAAGCCTACAGTAAAACCGGCGACGCGGTCGGCGCCCTGCGTGCCATCGAAAAGGCATACCAGCTCGACAAAGAAGACATTAGCATCGTATACCAGCTTTCCGAAGCGAACATCTCGCTCAACGATTTCGAACGCGCTGTGACCGTGATTCGCGAAGGCTATGCCGCCCACCCCGAAGAAATCGACTTCCTGGTTTACCTAGGTGATGTTTACCGCCTGAACAAACAGTACGAAGAAAGCGCCGCCGCCTACCGCGAAGCGCTGGGGGTACGCCCTGATGATCCGGCGACCATGTACAAACTCGCAGATGTTCTCGCCGAAGACAATAAGCCCTTTGTCGCGATGGATGTGCTCAACAACCTCACGCAAATCAAACCCGATTTTAGCGATGCAGCCATCTTCCTCGGGAACCTAGCTTACGACGCTAAGTTCCTCGACCGCGCCGAATCCGCCTACGAGCTTGCCGCAAAGCAGGGCAACACCGAAGCCGTTTTCGGCTTCAAGAACATGGCCTACGACGCCCATGCTCAAAAGCGCGACGACGAAGCCTTGCGCCTGTTGCGTGCTGCCCAGAGCTACTTCCCAGACGATGTCACCTTGCAGGCTGATATTCTGGAATTTGAGAAAGGACACTAA
- a CDS encoding energy transducer TonB: MKRFSILLAAILASMLLVFSVTMANLFLTGKVFHEKKYNKTEIAIKKVDEVEKKVEKKKPARKPNRMKSNSRSPKAGPRFAMNLGAASGNGGAAVSRDLVADFRGGALSTEKGDVDKKPESRSMANFQVPPKIRDNEIDATLRLSFCVDVSGKAYDIKVLEESPAGSGLAQAGREALGRMTFTPAEKAGKPVAFCGMEQPFEVKFRD; the protein is encoded by the coding sequence GTGAAGCGTTTTAGCATTTTGCTTGCGGCGATTCTCGCGAGTATGCTTCTCGTGTTCTCGGTGACGATGGCGAACTTGTTCCTGACGGGCAAAGTATTTCACGAAAAGAAATACAACAAGACCGAAATCGCAATCAAGAAGGTTGACGAAGTCGAGAAAAAGGTTGAAAAGAAAAAGCCCGCTCGCAAGCCGAATCGCATGAAGTCGAATTCTCGCTCGCCCAAGGCTGGCCCGCGTTTTGCAATGAACTTGGGTGCTGCTTCGGGTAACGGCGGCGCTGCCGTAAGCCGCGACCTGGTGGCCGATTTCCGCGGCGGTGCGCTCTCGACGGAAAAGGGCGATGTGGATAAGAAGCCCGAAAGCCGCAGCATGGCGAATTTCCAGGTGCCGCCCAAGATTCGTGATAACGAAATTGATGCGACGCTCCGCTTGAGTTTTTGCGTGGATGTAAGCGGCAAGGCTTACGATATCAAAGTGCTTGAAGAATCTCCTGCCGGTTCTGGCCTTGCGCAGGCGGGTCGTGAGGCTCTTGGTCGCATGACGTTTACTCCTGCCGAAAAAGCGGGCAAGCCTGTGGCCTTCTGTGGTATGGAACAACCGTTCGAAGTGAAGTTTAGGGACTGA
- a CDS encoding biopolymer transporter ExbD yields MEFNLPRRKQKDMGIEMGPLMDIVFILLIFFVVTSSFTRETGVDVTKPQAQSASQLEKENLLIAITREGTIHMNERQVDLASLQDILKQSLAKAPDREAVVIADKGAETGVLVQVIDMCNLAGVKKVSIAAQAE; encoded by the coding sequence ATGGAATTCAATTTGCCGAGAAGAAAGCAGAAAGACATGGGCATCGAAATGGGCCCGCTGATGGATATCGTGTTCATCTTGCTCATTTTCTTTGTGGTGACGTCTTCGTTTACGCGTGAAACGGGTGTGGATGTGACTAAGCCGCAGGCACAGTCTGCAAGCCAGCTCGAAAAAGAGAACTTGCTGATTGCCATTACGCGCGAAGGCACGATTCACATGAACGAACGTCAGGTGGACTTGGCGAGTTTGCAGGATATCTTGAAGCAGTCGCTTGCAAAGGCGCCGGATCGTGAAGCGGTGGTGATTGCCGACAAGGGCGCTGAAACGGGCGTGTTGGTACAGGTGATTGACATGTGCAACTTGGCCGGAGTGAAAAAGGTTTCGATTGCGGCTCAGGCGGAGTGA
- a CDS encoding MotA/TolQ/ExbB proton channel family protein, which produces MSNTHYIFLESLQNTYQAGGVVMLPILLAGVIGFYFLFSSWFRIGSDFFRADIHRVIKRMRLDLNGGNEEYEKNAEPPSVEKALRRLRKRGGLLGRELSEAINVAQNNPEGFRDYMQVRLAKTVRYMEQGNHIVSVMASAAPLLGLLGTVTGMVSTFEVITLYGNQNPVLMADGISEALISTQSGLLVAFPLTLLKQRLDERVEILRQKMELGATVIENYFVEKAEG; this is translated from the coding sequence ATGTCTAACACCCATTACATATTCCTGGAGTCTCTGCAGAACACTTACCAGGCGGGCGGCGTGGTCATGCTCCCGATCCTCTTGGCAGGCGTTATCGGATTCTACTTCCTGTTTTCGAGCTGGTTCCGCATCGGGAGTGACTTCTTCCGCGCCGACATTCACAGGGTCATCAAGCGCATGCGTCTTGATTTGAACGGTGGTAACGAAGAATACGAAAAGAATGCTGAACCCCCGAGCGTCGAAAAGGCGTTGCGCAGGCTCCGCAAGCGTGGTGGACTTTTGGGCCGCGAACTGAGCGAAGCGATCAATGTGGCGCAGAACAATCCTGAAGGGTTCCGCGACTACATGCAAGTGCGCCTTGCCAAGACGGTGCGCTACATGGAGCAAGGAAACCACATTGTGTCTGTGATGGCCTCGGCCGCACCGCTCCTGGGTTTGCTTGGAACCGTGACGGGCATGGTCTCGACCTTTGAAGTGATTACGCTTTACGGAAACCAGAACCCGGTGCTCATGGCTGATGGCATTTCCGAAGCGTTGATCTCGACGCAGAGTGGCTTGCTTGTGGCATTCCCGCTCACGCTTTTGAAACAGCGCCTGGATGAACGTGTTGAAATTTTGCGCCAGAAGATGGAACTCGGCGCGACTGTGATTGAAAACTATTTTGTGGAAAAGGCTGAAGGCTAG
- a CDS encoding MotA/TolQ/ExbB proton channel family protein encodes MRLDERRETRDERVFKGFFVALLLCASSAFAWPWSGSGESKASAEDQARIKDSLQTEEVRNLQREVEALTRIRLQKADSLEKLEAEHWRKRYAESQLTEEHQAASRELDARYSKLSTDLGRVSEEVAASKSLTEEAEEKAQSEESAYDALNTQVKLSIDKTLGDAMGDYPVGMNGRLIRLKQASNEAEKATPNTIGAVQSYMDDLLIRHELTYTQSYGRETSQVGSRPDVNVNRLRLGTVFLGEVAQDNGDVQALLRSGALQGKVFEWNATLPPEMAGNVKQAVVQAGSAGESAAPTVVIPLDVLQNKAIKNAITDTKELTMTEQFKEFFKKGGIVMYPLMLVAIFALLLCLERFLVLTFRGHLGRRFLKKLNALVKESRYEDAANLCLKKETSLSLVLFAVLNRARDKREDAERSLQEAMLREQPKLERRMGLLAAMGTIAPLLGLLGTVTGIITLFTVITEVGTNDARVLAGGISEALVTTETGLVIAIPVMILHGLLSEKIEKVTSEMYVQSTSLLNRIFGKEA; translated from the coding sequence ATGAGATTAGACGAAAGACGAGAGACGAGAGACGAGAGAGTGTTTAAGGGATTTTTTGTCGCCCTGTTGCTGTGTGCCTCTTCTGCTTTTGCGTGGCCGTGGTCGGGTTCGGGCGAAAGCAAGGCCTCTGCCGAAGACCAGGCTCGAATCAAGGATTCCCTGCAGACTGAAGAAGTTCGCAACTTGCAGCGCGAAGTAGAGGCTTTGACTCGCATTCGCCTGCAGAAGGCCGATTCGCTTGAAAAGCTTGAAGCCGAACACTGGCGCAAGCGTTATGCCGAATCCCAGCTGACCGAAGAACACCAGGCCGCCTCGCGCGAACTGGATGCCCGCTATTCCAAGCTTTCGACAGATCTTGGCCGCGTGAGTGAAGAAGTCGCGGCAAGCAAGAGCTTGACCGAAGAAGCTGAAGAAAAGGCTCAGTCCGAAGAATCGGCCTACGATGCATTGAATACGCAGGTGAAACTTTCGATCGACAAGACGCTTGGCGATGCCATGGGTGATTACCCGGTGGGCATGAATGGTCGCTTGATTCGCCTGAAACAAGCTTCTAACGAAGCCGAAAAGGCAACGCCGAATACGATTGGTGCGGTGCAGAGCTACATGGATGATTTGCTGATCCGTCATGAACTGACGTACACGCAGTCTTACGGCCGCGAAACTTCACAGGTGGGGAGTCGCCCCGATGTGAACGTGAATCGTTTGCGCTTGGGCACCGTGTTCCTCGGCGAAGTGGCGCAGGACAACGGCGATGTGCAGGCATTGCTCCGCTCTGGCGCCTTGCAGGGTAAGGTGTTTGAATGGAATGCTACGCTCCCGCCTGAAATGGCTGGTAACGTAAAGCAGGCCGTGGTGCAGGCGGGTTCCGCAGGCGAAAGCGCTGCTCCGACTGTCGTGATTCCGCTGGATGTGCTCCAGAATAAGGCAATCAAGAATGCGATTACCGATACCAAGGAACTCACGATGACTGAACAGTTCAAGGAGTTCTTCAAGAAGGGCGGTATCGTGATGTATCCGCTCATGCTGGTGGCAATTTTTGCCTTACTCCTTTGCTTGGAACGCTTCTTGGTGCTGACTTTCCGCGGACATTTGGGCCGTCGCTTCCTGAAAAAGCTGAATGCGCTTGTCAAGGAATCCCGTTACGAAGACGCCGCAAACCTTTGCCTGAAAAAGGAAACGAGTCTTTCGCTGGTGCTGTTTGCAGTGCTGAACCGTGCCCGCGATAAGCGCGAAGATGCGGAACGCTCGCTGCAAGAAGCGATGCTCCGTGAACAGCCGAAATTGGAACGCCGCATGGGCCTGTTGGCTGCCATGGGTACGATTGCTCCGCTGCTTGGCTTGCTCGGTACGGTGACCGGTATCATTACGCTCTTTACCGTGATTACCGAAGTCGGCACGAACGACGCACGCGTTTTGGCTGGCGGTATTTCCGAAGCCTTGGTGACGACGGAAACGGGCCTTGTGATTGCCATTCCGGTGATGATTTTGCACGGCCTTTTGAGCGAAAAGATAGAAAAGGTCACGAGTGAAATGTATGTGCAGAGTACCTCGCTGTTGAACAGAATTTTCGGGAAGGAAGCGTAA
- a CDS encoding DUF3450 family protein, whose product MKRLKLLPLTLVVMLLSGVAFADRDAEIRDLKLEKDKLNSEIQKLNRQIASTDSMLKADDSRYKTLQARYKADTERRRSEIDTLNAKIKNVAAELQTERNKQARAKNKSDNVASKRKALREELAGISKRLEAQVAQTLPWERESRLDRVKSLTRDIESGNASEEEAFSRLKSLVAEETKFGDEVAIINSPLTRKDGELINAAILRIGNQWMVYSDDNGTVFGMLVRKMVDGKIVYEWNEDLNLEERAAVKLALDVKQAKKPPQVVKLPVSLSVVGGEK is encoded by the coding sequence ATGAAACGACTGAAATTATTACCGTTGACGCTTGTCGTGATGCTCCTTTCGGGGGTGGCATTTGCCGATCGCGATGCCGAAATTCGCGATTTGAAGCTTGAAAAAGACAAGCTGAATTCCGAAATCCAGAAATTGAACCGCCAGATTGCCTCGACCGATTCGATGCTCAAGGCGGACGATTCCCGTTACAAGACGTTGCAGGCCCGTTACAAGGCCGACACGGAACGTCGCCGTAGCGAAATCGATACCTTGAATGCCAAAATCAAGAACGTGGCTGCCGAACTCCAGACGGAGCGCAACAAGCAGGCCCGCGCCAAGAACAAGAGCGACAATGTGGCATCCAAGCGTAAGGCTCTGCGCGAAGAACTCGCCGGCATCAGCAAGCGTTTAGAAGCTCAAGTCGCGCAGACGCTTCCGTGGGAACGTGAAAGCAGACTGGATCGCGTCAAATCGCTCACCCGCGATATCGAAAGCGGTAACGCCAGCGAAGAAGAAGCCTTTTCTCGCTTAAAGTCGCTTGTAGCCGAAGAAACCAAGTTCGGTGACGAAGTGGCAATCATTAATAGCCCGCTGACCCGTAAAGACGGCGAACTCATTAACGCGGCGATTCTGCGCATCGGTAACCAGTGGATGGTTTACAGCGACGACAACGGCACCGTTTTCGGAATGCTCGTACGCAAGATGGTGGACGGCAAGATTGTTTACGAATGGAACGAAGATTTGAATTTGGAAGAACGCGCTGCGGTAAAGCTCGCGCTCGACGTGAAGCAGGCGAAAAAGCCGCCTCAGGTCGTGAAGCTGCCTGTAAGCCTTTCTGTGGTGGGGGGTGAAAAATGA
- a CDS encoding LD-carboxypeptidase, giving the protein MDIKKFGTFSAIAALCIFTACSDDGSSSPIDWPGESTPLAECTMPAFLKKGDKVALISPSYTTPDSNIQKTADVIKEWGFTPVIGKNVGKLEAGKYAGTAEERAKDFITALKDTSIKAILANRGGYGTIQLVDLIDPKLVKKNPKWLIGYSDITTLHAMQTKAGVMSIHGTMSSSIAKTAGKDDNSSLLRDLLKGEVPTYKVPKHKYNQKGKAEGILVGGNMTTFVPLIGTSDIDIFQNDGIILFMEEIGENLRNIDRMFHSIELHGVMENVRGVILGEFVDSGTDLDYESTEAMLSSYLKKYDIPVMCGFPAGHDDVNLPLVMGAKVEMNVTDKGATLAFDIDGKTKDIDTDKLTNKTTLSKAIRLMLSGKIFNIN; this is encoded by the coding sequence ATGGATATTAAAAAATTTGGCACATTCAGTGCTATCGCAGCCCTATGTATCTTTACCGCCTGTAGTGACGATGGCTCTAGCAGCCCTATCGATTGGCCCGGAGAATCAACTCCCCTTGCCGAATGCACAATGCCCGCATTCCTGAAAAAGGGCGACAAGGTTGCCTTAATTTCGCCTTCGTACACCACCCCCGATTCCAACATCCAAAAGACCGCCGACGTCATCAAGGAATGGGGATTCACGCCCGTTATCGGCAAGAACGTAGGCAAACTTGAAGCAGGCAAATACGCCGGCACCGCCGAAGAACGCGCCAAGGACTTTATTACCGCCCTCAAGGACACAAGCATCAAGGCAATCCTTGCCAACCGCGGCGGCTACGGCACCATCCAACTGGTGGACCTCATTGACCCGAAACTTGTGAAAAAGAACCCCAAGTGGCTTATTGGCTATAGCGACATCACCACGCTGCACGCCATGCAGACCAAGGCAGGCGTCATGAGCATTCACGGCACCATGAGTTCAAGCATTGCAAAGACCGCTGGCAAAGACGACAACAGCTCACTCCTGCGCGACTTGCTCAAGGGCGAAGTGCCGACTTACAAGGTTCCCAAGCACAAATACAACCAGAAGGGCAAAGCCGAGGGCATTCTCGTAGGCGGCAACATGACCACCTTCGTGCCGCTCATCGGCACAAGCGACATCGATATTTTCCAAAACGACGGAATCATCTTGTTCATGGAAGAAATCGGCGAAAACCTGCGCAACATCGACCGCATGTTCCATTCTATTGAACTGCACGGCGTCATGGAAAACGTGCGCGGCGTGATTCTCGGTGAATTTGTAGATTCCGGCACCGATCTCGATTATGAAAGCACCGAAGCTATGCTTTCAAGCTACCTCAAGAAATATGACATTCCTGTGATGTGCGGATTCCCTGCCGGTCACGACGACGTAAACTTACCGCTCGTCATGGGTGCTAAAGTCGAGATGAACGTAACCGACAAAGGCGCTACACTCGCCTTCGATATCGATGGCAAAACCAAAGATATCGATACAGACAAACTCACAAACAAGACCACCCTTTCGAAGGCAATTCGCCTGATGCTTTCGGGTAAGATTTTCAATATCAACTAA
- a CDS encoding sodium-dependent transporter, translating to MERETFKSRLGFILIAAGCAIGLGNVWRFPYIAGQYGGAAFVLPYLGFLLFLGLPILMAELALGRGGKSGIARAFDNLEKPGTKWHWAKFPLISANYILMAFYSVVTGWMFYYFYKMVTDPKFLMGTPDQIAAGFGEMLSNPGLMIFWMTVAIVIGLFIVSLGLQKGVERITKTMMICLLVIMVILAVRAVTLPGSTAGLEFYLLPSLERLTQSGKGLGEAIFAAFAHAFFTLSLGIGSMAIFGSYIGKNHSLAKEATSVCVLDTVVALVAGIIVIPSCFAFNQSPGQGPGLIFVTLSNVFAMMPAGRFFGAAFFLFMSFAAMSTLIAVFENLVSFWMDLKGFKRRKVAYWNILIVFLLSLPCALGFNMLSGFEPFGPGSCVLDLEDFIVSNTMLPAGGMFIAIFCSSRYGWGQEKFFTEMNAGKGYKIPYNAAFRIYFKWILPALVSILLIQGYLSKFAPELCAKIFG from the coding sequence ATGGAACGCGAAACCTTTAAATCAAGACTCGGATTTATCCTCATTGCCGCCGGTTGCGCCATTGGCCTGGGCAACGTGTGGCGTTTCCCTTACATTGCTGGCCAGTATGGTGGAGCGGCCTTTGTGCTCCCGTACCTCGGCTTCTTGCTCTTCTTGGGTCTGCCCATCTTGATGGCAGAACTTGCTTTGGGTCGTGGAGGTAAGAGCGGTATCGCTCGCGCTTTCGACAACTTGGAAAAGCCGGGTACCAAGTGGCATTGGGCCAAGTTTCCGCTGATTTCGGCCAACTACATTTTGATGGCCTTCTACTCGGTGGTGACCGGCTGGATGTTCTATTACTTCTACAAGATGGTTACCGACCCCAAGTTCCTCATGGGTACTCCGGATCAGATTGCTGCTGGCTTCGGTGAAATGCTTTCAAATCCGGGCCTCATGATTTTCTGGATGACGGTTGCCATTGTCATTGGTCTCTTTATCGTGTCGCTTGGCCTCCAGAAGGGTGTGGAACGCATCACCAAGACCATGATGATCTGCTTGCTTGTCATTATGGTGATCCTCGCGGTTCGCGCCGTGACGCTCCCCGGTTCTACGGCCGGTCTCGAATTCTACCTGTTGCCGTCACTAGAACGTCTTACGCAATCGGGCAAGGGCCTGGGCGAGGCTATCTTTGCCGCCTTCGCACACGCCTTCTTTACCTTGAGCCTCGGTATCGGTAGCATGGCTATTTTCGGTAGCTACATCGGAAAAAATCATTCCCTGGCAAAAGAAGCCACAAGCGTCTGCGTTCTTGATACAGTCGTTGCCTTGGTCGCAGGCATTATCGTGATTCCCAGCTGCTTTGCCTTCAACCAGTCTCCTGGTCAGGGCCCGGGCCTTATCTTCGTGACGCTTTCTAACGTGTTCGCCATGATGCCTGCCGGTAGATTCTTCGGTGCCGCATTCTTCCTGTTCATGTCGTTTGCTGCCATGTCTACCTTGATTGCCGTTTTCGAAAACCTGGTGTCGTTCTGGATGGACCTCAAGGGATTCAAGCGCCGCAAGGTCGCCTATTGGAACATCCTGATTGTGTTCCTGCTTTCGCTCCCCTGTGCCCTTGGCTTCAACATGCTTTCGGGCTTTGAACCCTTCGGTCCTGGCAGCTGCGTTCTGGACCTCGAAGACTTTATCGTGAGCAACACCATGCTCCCGGCCGGCGGTATGTTCATCGCCATCTTCTGCTCCAGTCGCTACGGTTGGGGTCAGGAAAAGTTTTTCACCGAAATGAACGCCGGTAAGGGTTACAAGATCCCGTACAATGCCGCCTTCAGAATCTACTTCAAGTGGATTTTGCCGGCTCTCGTTTCAATCCTCTTGATTCAGGGATACCTTTCCAAGTTTGCGCCGGAACTCTGCGCCAAGATTTTCGGATAA